Sequence from the Brevundimonas sp. SGAir0440 genome:
GCGAGGCCGGGCGCAGCACCTGCCGATCCCAGATGACGTAGCGGACCGCCAGCGGACACTGCATGACGACATCGGCGGGCGCCAGCGGCGTCACCTCGCCGCCCGTGATCCGCACCGCCCCGCGCACCACGCAGAAGCCGCCGTCGTCGCGATCGGGCGCGCGTTCGACCTGAACCCCCGCATTGCGCAGCGCCTGCATACAGGCCTCGGTCGCGCCCTCCACCGCCTCGGGCGTGGCGGCGGTCGGCACATCGAAGGCGGCGACCTTTGCGGTGGTCGCGCGGCCCAGCGGGCGATCCAGATCCAGCGGCTTCCACGGCAGATCCTGGGGCGGAGCGAAAACGTTCAGCAAGGCGAAGCCGGCGCAGACCAGCAGCGCCAGCTCCCACACCAGATTCCACATGTCCGCCAGATCGCGCTTCATTCGGCCCCTCGCAGGCCGGACGGGCCCGGCGCCTTAACGCCTAGCTTCGCAGTCGGCTCCCTCGCCCTTGCTCTCTGCCGGCCCTCGGCCCACTCTCTTTCCATGGGAAAGAAATCCGACGCCTATGACGCCGAGCTGGAGCAGATCCAGCTGGCCATCGTCCAGACCCAGGCCTGGAGCATCGAACATGGCTCGCGCGTGGTCATCGTGCTGGAAGGGCGCGACACCGCCGGCAAGGACGGCGCGATCAAGCGGCTGACCGAACATATGTCGCCGCGCCAGACCCGCGTCATCGCGCTGCCCAAGCCCAGCGACCGCGAGACCAGCCAGTGGTATTTCCAGCGCTATGTCCCGCACCTGCCGGCGGCGGGCGAGACGGTGATCTTCAACCGGTCCTGGTACAACCGCGCCGGGGTCGAGCCGGTCATGGGCTATTGCACGCCCGAACAGTACGCCCAGTTCATGACCGACGCCCCGCGCTTCGAGCGGATGCTGACCGACGACGGGATCATCCTGATCAAGATCTGGCTGGATATCTCGCGCAAGGAGCAGGCCAAGCGGCTGAAGGAACGCCGCGAGGATCCCTTGAAGAAGTTCAAGCTGTCGTCGCTGGACGCCGAGGCCGAGGCGCGGTTCGACGCCTATTCCGACGCCCGCGACCGGATGCTGGACGAGACCGACCGCGACTATGCGCCCTGGACCGTCGTCGCCACCGACGACAAGAAGACGGCGCGGCTGAACATCGGCCGCTACATCCTGTCGGTGCTGAGCCACACCAGCATCGACATCAAGAAACCGGATCCCGACGTCGTGTTCGGCGCCGAAAAGGCCAAGGGCAAACTGGCGCGCTGAA
This genomic interval carries:
- a CDS encoding extensin family protein, translated to MKRDLADMWNLVWELALLVCAGFALLNVFAPPQDLPWKPLDLDRPLGRATTAKVAAFDVPTAATPEAVEGATEACMQALRNAGVQVERAPDRDDGGFCVVRGAVRITGGEVTPLAPADVVMQCPLAVRYVIWDRQVLRPASRDILGSAPARVDNYGTYSCRRIYGSQDVAERPSEHAKANALDVAAVTLKDGRTVSVLNDWRGDGPAGEPGGRFLHALRDGACQLFSTVLTPDYNAAHANHLHIDGAARGLCR
- the ppk2 gene encoding polyphosphate kinase 2 encodes the protein MGKKSDAYDAELEQIQLAIVQTQAWSIEHGSRVVIVLEGRDTAGKDGAIKRLTEHMSPRQTRVIALPKPSDRETSQWYFQRYVPHLPAAGETVIFNRSWYNRAGVEPVMGYCTPEQYAQFMTDAPRFERMLTDDGIILIKIWLDISRKEQAKRLKERREDPLKKFKLSSLDAEAEARFDAYSDARDRMLDETDRDYAPWTVVATDDKKTARLNIGRYILSVLSHTSIDIKKPDPDVVFGAEKAKGKLAR